One segment of Yersinia kristensenii DNA contains the following:
- a CDS encoding multidrug effflux MFS transporter produces MQKFLFLLLSLILLGPLGIDLYLPTIPAIAKGLNSSESLIQSTIALFILVLGIGQLIAGPLVDKYGRKPIAIIGIILYMLGAAMAALAVSPMMFVSSRLLQGVAVCCTAVVAFSGVRDRLNGNEAARAFGFLNGTLNIVPALAPLLGGLLAEAFGWRAPFWFLALYGLLVLILVIVFLPETRPANTQPVKSLPIKSYLRILRDDRFLIFALVNAGAMGMALTYVSLAPNVLMVGAGLTPLQFSLVFGANGFWIMAVSFLANRIIQKVGRPACLMTGSVLMALGCFGLLYGLRLAPEVQQHWLVYMLPVASACAGLAFMMGPATSYALEPYANEAGVASALVGFVQMAGGAGLGLFAMALPIEPKLSLAIVMLAGCLLAWQARRASKHVRGKLQKIN; encoded by the coding sequence ATGCAAAAATTTCTTTTCCTACTGTTAAGCCTCATTCTGCTCGGCCCTCTGGGCATAGACCTTTACCTACCGACCATTCCCGCGATAGCCAAGGGCCTGAACAGTAGCGAGTCACTTATTCAATCCACCATCGCCCTGTTTATTTTGGTGCTGGGTATCGGCCAACTGATCGCCGGACCATTGGTTGACAAATATGGCCGCAAACCGATTGCCATCATCGGTATCATCCTTTATATGTTGGGTGCCGCCATGGCTGCGCTGGCTGTCAGCCCCATGATGTTTGTCAGTTCCCGCCTGTTGCAAGGTGTGGCCGTCTGTTGCACGGCGGTAGTGGCATTCAGTGGTGTCCGTGACCGCCTCAACGGCAATGAAGCTGCCCGTGCTTTTGGCTTCCTCAATGGCACCTTAAATATCGTCCCGGCGCTGGCCCCCTTATTAGGCGGGCTATTGGCTGAAGCCTTTGGCTGGCGTGCACCTTTCTGGTTCCTGGCCCTGTACGGGTTATTAGTATTAATCCTGGTGATTGTCTTCCTACCGGAAACCCGCCCGGCCAATACGCAGCCGGTGAAAAGTTTGCCGATAAAAAGCTATCTGCGCATTTTGCGTGACGACCGCTTTCTGATTTTTGCGCTGGTGAATGCCGGTGCAATGGGGATGGCATTAACTTATGTTTCGTTGGCGCCCAATGTCCTGATGGTCGGCGCTGGGCTGACTCCACTGCAATTTTCCTTAGTATTCGGAGCGAATGGTTTTTGGATCATGGCCGTCAGCTTTTTGGCGAATCGGATCATTCAAAAAGTGGGCCGCCCTGCCTGCCTGATGACCGGCAGTGTATTGATGGCTCTCGGCTGTTTCGGTCTGCTATATGGCCTTCGATTAGCACCTGAAGTGCAACAACACTGGCTGGTTTACATGTTACCCGTTGCCAGTGCCTGCGCCGGTTTAGCCTTTATGATGGGCCCTGCCACGAGCTATGCGCTGGAACCTTACGCCAATGAGGCCGGTGTTGCCTCAGCCTTGGTGGGGTTTGTACAAATGGCAGGTGGTGCCGGGCTAGGTTTATTCGCCATGGCCTTGCCAATTGAACCTAAATTATCATTGGCTATTGTGATGTTAGCGGGTTGCTTACTGGCCTGGCAGGCACGTCGTGCCAGTAAACATGTGCGCGGTAAGTTGCAGAAAATAAACTAA
- a CDS encoding bifunctional diguanylate cyclase/phosphodiesterase: protein MKTTKTVKWQKTEPSDYDENNALLSALDDSLAIIEFDLYNRIIEVNQNYLDYFGYKREEVIGQPHLIFCHPGYANSEEYQEIKKSFLAGQSMEGHFERLHKDGSTVWLAAIYQPVRGPDGSVTRMVKIAKDITFFIEQQKLTREWVKLYPVLAALVQECPLDEVMSMLCLEIERIAPEVTASILQINEECYLTPLAGPSLPPAYTAALSYVPIGPFAGSCGTAAFRKQPVEVQDIATDPLWENYRHLILPHGLLACWSTPIISSQEKILGTFAFYYKQVRGPSEFHRQLVKLTADLCSLAMERELSRKQIQHLAFYDSLTGLPNRSQFWIYAKQAIALAAEMNHPLAVLVINLDRFKQVNDSLGHAAGDELLAAIAERLRDSLPKNDIIGRLAGDEFIIILASSPLQQTTARVEKMLSLLSQPCQIANMNIIPSASVGISLYPENGTEIDTLMNHANIAMHKAKNMGYGHFNFFSVEMNNLNQQRQDMEDALRHAFHIGSLELFYQPQVMLKDGHLYGVEALSRWNHPVLGNIPPQHFIPIAEESGLINELALWAIDTACQQLADWRLRGIDIPSVSVNLSPTNFHNPGLPDMILHILHRYHLPPQDLTLEITEDILIESNPAIFTTIEKIHRLGVRLSMDDFGTGYSSLSYLRRLDLDEIKLDKSFVHDLEHDETSRTLSEAVIRIGESLQLSVIVEGVENEAQRTLLSRQGYLIGQGFLFSEALPAIKLEEWLERRTAIG from the coding sequence ATGAAAACAACAAAGACAGTAAAATGGCAGAAAACTGAACCGTCTGATTATGACGAAAATAATGCCTTATTAAGCGCATTAGATGACTCATTAGCTATTATTGAGTTTGATCTTTACAATCGTATTATTGAAGTTAATCAAAACTATCTTGATTATTTTGGTTATAAACGCGAAGAAGTCATTGGTCAACCTCATTTAATTTTTTGTCATCCCGGTTATGCCAACAGTGAAGAATACCAAGAAATCAAAAAGAGCTTCCTCGCCGGGCAATCAATGGAAGGGCATTTTGAACGATTACATAAAGATGGTTCAACTGTCTGGTTGGCGGCTATCTATCAGCCGGTTCGCGGCCCTGACGGCTCAGTCACCCGGATGGTCAAAATCGCCAAAGACATTACCTTTTTCATTGAGCAACAAAAATTGACCCGAGAGTGGGTGAAACTTTATCCGGTGTTAGCCGCATTGGTGCAGGAATGCCCACTCGACGAAGTGATGTCTATGTTGTGCCTCGAAATTGAGCGAATTGCTCCGGAGGTGACTGCCAGTATTTTACAGATCAATGAGGAATGTTATCTTACCCCCCTTGCTGGCCCCTCCCTACCACCGGCTTATACTGCCGCACTCTCCTATGTGCCTATCGGCCCATTTGCGGGATCCTGCGGTACAGCTGCATTTCGCAAACAACCGGTCGAAGTACAAGATATCGCCACTGACCCGCTATGGGAAAATTATCGTCATTTGATTTTACCTCATGGGCTGCTGGCATGCTGGTCAACACCTATCATCTCCAGCCAAGAGAAAATCCTGGGGACTTTTGCTTTTTATTACAAGCAGGTACGAGGCCCAAGTGAATTTCATCGCCAATTGGTCAAGCTAACGGCTGATTTGTGTTCTCTTGCCATGGAACGGGAACTATCACGCAAACAAATTCAACATTTAGCTTTTTATGATTCATTGACCGGGCTGCCCAACCGCAGCCAGTTTTGGATTTATGCTAAACAGGCCATTGCCTTAGCGGCTGAAATGAACCATCCACTGGCCGTACTGGTGATTAATCTGGATCGTTTTAAACAAGTTAATGACTCACTCGGTCATGCTGCAGGTGATGAACTGCTTGCCGCTATCGCCGAGCGCCTGCGTGACAGCCTGCCCAAAAATGACATCATTGGCCGCCTGGCTGGGGATGAATTTATTATTATTCTGGCCTCAAGCCCCCTGCAACAAACTACGGCGAGAGTAGAAAAGATGCTGAGCCTACTGTCTCAGCCCTGTCAAATAGCCAATATGAATATTATTCCTTCGGCCAGTGTGGGGATCAGTTTATATCCAGAAAACGGCACTGAAATAGACACCTTGATGAACCATGCCAATATCGCGATGCATAAAGCGAAGAATATGGGTTATGGGCATTTCAATTTCTTCAGCGTAGAAATGAATAATCTCAATCAACAACGCCAGGATATGGAAGATGCGCTGCGTCATGCCTTTCATATTGGCTCCCTTGAGCTATTTTATCAGCCGCAAGTGATGTTAAAGGATGGCCATCTGTATGGTGTCGAGGCGCTAAGTCGCTGGAATCATCCGGTACTGGGCAACATCCCACCGCAACATTTTATTCCTATTGCCGAGGAGAGCGGCCTTATCAACGAACTAGCCCTGTGGGCGATTGATACCGCGTGCCAGCAACTGGCGGACTGGCGTTTACGGGGCATTGATATTCCATCGGTATCAGTGAATTTATCCCCGACTAATTTCCATAACCCCGGATTACCGGACATGATTTTGCATATTTTGCACCGTTATCATTTGCCGCCACAGGATCTAACACTGGAAATCACCGAAGATATATTGATTGAAAGTAACCCGGCAATTTTCACTACTATCGAAAAAATTCATCGCCTGGGGGTTCGCCTGTCAATGGACGACTTTGGCACCGGTTATTCCAGCCTCAGTTATCTGCGCCGCTTGGATCTCGATGAAATCAAGCTGGATAAAAGTTTCGTGCATGACCTTGAGCATGATGAAACCAGCCGAACCTTGAGTGAAGCCGTGATACGCATCGGTGAAAGTTTGCAATTGTCGGTGATAGTCGAGGGGGTCGAAAACGAAGCTCAGCGCACTTTGCTGAGCCGCCAAGGTTACTTAATTGGTCAGGGATTCCTGTTTTCAGAGGCGCTGCCCGCGATCAAGCTGGAAGAGTGGTTGGAGCGGCGCACCGCCATTGGCTGA
- a CDS encoding SpoVR family protein: MTTSTSKHTAQDKRLTDGPDWTFELLQVYLDQIDRVAKHYRLDTYPHQIEVITSEQMMDAYSSIGMPINYTHWSFGKKFIETEQKYKHGQQGLAYEIVINSNPCIAYLMEENTITMQALVMAHACYGHNSFFKNNYLFRAWTDASSIVDYLLFARHYISECEERYGVEEVERLLDSCHALMNYGVDRYKRPQKISLVEETARQKSREEYLQSQVNSLWKTLPRKDREEVQAQAQRYPSEPQENLLYFMEKNAPLLESWQREVLRIVRKVSQYFYPQKQTQVMNEGWATFWHYTILNHLYDEGRVSDRFMMEFLHSHTNVVYQPPYNSPYYSGINPYALGFAMFQDIKRICQSPTEEDYYWFPDIAGKDWLDTLHFAMRDFKDESFISQFLSPKVMRDFRLFTVLDDDKHNYLEISAIHNEEGYRAIRNELSAQYNLSNHEPNIQVWNVDLRGDRSLTLRYIPHDRAPLDKSRQQVMKHIHRLWGFDIHMEQLNDDGSIELLDSVPPRTNKL, translated from the coding sequence ATGACAACTTCAACATCGAAACACACCGCGCAGGATAAGCGCCTGACTGACGGCCCGGACTGGACATTTGAATTGTTACAGGTCTATTTGGATCAAATAGATCGGGTGGCAAAACATTACCGGCTTGATACTTACCCTCATCAGATAGAGGTCATCACCTCAGAACAAATGATGGATGCCTATTCAAGTATTGGCATGCCGATTAACTATACCCATTGGTCTTTCGGTAAAAAGTTTATCGAAACCGAGCAAAAATATAAGCACGGCCAGCAAGGCTTGGCCTACGAGATTGTGATTAATTCCAATCCGTGTATTGCTTATTTAATGGAAGAAAACACCATTACCATGCAAGCCTTGGTGATGGCCCACGCCTGCTATGGTCATAATTCTTTCTTTAAGAATAACTATTTATTCCGCGCATGGACAGATGCCAGCTCCATTGTTGATTATTTACTCTTTGCCCGCCATTACATCAGTGAATGCGAAGAGCGCTATGGGGTGGAAGAAGTTGAGCGGCTGCTCGATTCTTGTCATGCACTGATGAATTATGGCGTTGACCGCTATAAACGCCCGCAAAAGATCTCATTGGTTGAGGAAACTGCGCGCCAGAAAAGCCGTGAGGAATATCTGCAAAGCCAGGTCAATTCATTGTGGAAAACATTGCCACGAAAAGACCGGGAAGAAGTGCAAGCCCAAGCTCAGCGCTACCCCAGTGAGCCGCAAGAGAACCTGCTTTACTTTATGGAGAAAAATGCCCCACTGCTCGAGTCATGGCAGCGAGAAGTACTGCGGATTGTGCGTAAAGTCAGCCAATATTTTTATCCCCAGAAACAAACTCAAGTGATGAATGAGGGCTGGGCGACGTTCTGGCATTACACCATTCTTAACCATTTATATGATGAAGGCCGGGTCAGTGATCGCTTTATGATGGAGTTCTTACACAGCCACACCAATGTTGTGTATCAACCGCCATATAATAGCCCTTACTATAGCGGTATTAACCCTTATGCTCTTGGGTTCGCCATGTTTCAGGATATTAAACGCATTTGCCAGTCCCCTACTGAGGAGGATTATTACTGGTTTCCCGATATTGCCGGTAAAGATTGGTTGGATACCCTGCATTTTGCTATGCGTGACTTTAAAGATGAAAGCTTCATTAGCCAGTTCTTATCACCAAAAGTGATGCGTGATTTCCGTCTCTTCACTGTATTGGATGATGATAAGCATAATTATCTGGAAATTTCGGCTATTCATAATGAAGAAGGCTATCGCGCCATCCGCAATGAATTGTCTGCTCAATATAATTTGAGTAACCATGAACCCAATATTCAGGTATGGAATGTTGATTTGCGCGGGGATCGCTCTCTAACACTGCGCTATATCCCTCACGACCGCGCACCACTGGATAAAAGCCGCCAACAAGTGATGAAACATATCCACCGCTTATGGGGATTTGATATCCATATGGAGCAACTTAATGATGATGGCAGTATTGAATTGCTCGACAGCGTCCCACCCAGAACCAATAAACTCTAG
- the dsbB gene encoding disulfide bond formation protein DsbB, whose protein sequence is MLQFLNRCSKGRGAWLLMALTALVLELVALYFQHVMLLQPCVMCIYERAALFGILGASLLGAIAPKSPLRYLAIFIWIYSAWRGVQLAWVHTMLQLHPSPFTTCDFFVSFPSWLPLDKWFPAIFVASGDCAVKQWEFLSLEMPQWLVGIFAAYLLMAVLVLISQFVKPKRRDLFSR, encoded by the coding sequence ATGTTGCAATTTCTTAACCGCTGCTCTAAAGGGCGCGGTGCTTGGCTGTTAATGGCCCTGACTGCACTTGTATTAGAATTGGTTGCGCTCTATTTTCAACACGTAATGCTGCTTCAGCCTTGCGTAATGTGTATTTACGAACGTGCCGCGTTATTCGGTATTCTTGGAGCATCACTGCTGGGTGCCATTGCACCTAAATCCCCTTTGCGCTATCTGGCTATTTTTATCTGGATTTACAGTGCATGGAGAGGCGTTCAATTAGCCTGGGTACATACGATGCTGCAATTACATCCATCGCCTTTCACAACCTGTGATTTCTTTGTCAGCTTCCCGTCATGGTTACCACTAGACAAATGGTTCCCCGCTATCTTTGTTGCCAGCGGCGATTGTGCAGTAAAACAGTGGGAATTCCTGTCACTGGAAATGCCGCAATGGTTAGTCGGCATTTTCGCCGCTTATCTGCTTATGGCGGTATTAGTGCTAATCAGTCAATTTGTTAAGCCGAAAAGGCGCGATCTATTTAGTCGATAG
- the nhaB gene encoding sodium/proton antiporter NhaB — protein MEMTIRQAVLRNFLGSSPDWYKLAIIAFLIINPLVFFFVSPFVAGWMLVIEFIFTLAMALKCYPLQPGGLLAIQAVAIGMTSPNQVAEEIANNLEVLLLLVFMVAGIYFMKQLLLFIFTKLLLNIRSKIVLSLAFCIAAAFLSAFLDALTVIAVVISVSVGFYTIYHHVASNHSDKDINDDSWIDSQENRKTLEQFRAFLRSLMMHAGVGTALGGVMTMVGEPQNLIIAKSAGWNFGDFFMRMLPVTLPVLFCGLLVCVLVERFKLFGYGTALPERVRHVLTDYDQQASAKRNRQEKVKLLVQALIGVWLVLALALHLAEVGLVGLSVIILATSLCGITNEHALGKAFQEALPFTALLTVFFAVVAVIIEQNLFTPIIQFVLQSSPSAQLSLFYLFNGLLSSVSDNVFVGTVYINEARKAFELGIISLQQFELLAVAINTGTNLPSVATPNGQAAFLFLLTSALAPLIRLSYGRMVYMALPYTIVMTCVGLFGVEYLLVPATEWMMQSGWISLPHLAAGVSITH, from the coding sequence ATGGAAATGACCATTAGACAAGCCGTACTGAGAAATTTTCTGGGGAGTTCACCCGATTGGTACAAGCTGGCAATTATAGCGTTTCTCATTATTAACCCGCTGGTATTCTTCTTTGTCAGTCCTTTTGTCGCCGGTTGGATGCTGGTTATTGAGTTTATTTTTACACTGGCAATGGCTCTAAAATGTTATCCATTACAACCCGGTGGCTTATTGGCCATTCAAGCCGTCGCTATCGGGATGACCAGCCCGAATCAGGTAGCCGAAGAAATTGCCAATAACCTCGAAGTCCTGCTGCTGCTGGTGTTTATGGTGGCGGGTATCTATTTTATGAAGCAGTTATTATTGTTTATTTTTACCAAACTGCTGCTGAATATCCGCTCAAAAATCGTTCTCTCATTAGCATTCTGTATCGCCGCAGCTTTCCTTTCTGCTTTCCTCGATGCGCTGACTGTGATCGCCGTTGTCATTAGTGTCTCCGTTGGTTTTTATACTATTTATCATCACGTTGCCTCAAATCATTCGGATAAAGACATCAATGATGACAGTTGGATAGACAGCCAGGAAAATCGTAAAACGCTGGAGCAATTCCGCGCGTTTTTGCGCAGCCTCATGATGCATGCTGGCGTGGGAACAGCGCTGGGGGGCGTGATGACCATGGTGGGTGAGCCGCAAAATCTGATTATCGCTAAAAGTGCCGGCTGGAACTTTGGTGATTTCTTTATGCGGATGTTGCCTGTCACCCTGCCAGTGCTGTTTTGCGGATTGTTGGTCTGTGTGTTGGTCGAGCGTTTTAAGCTGTTTGGCTACGGTACGGCACTACCTGAGCGAGTGCGTCATGTTCTGACGGATTATGACCAACAAGCTAGCGCGAAACGAAATCGGCAGGAGAAAGTGAAGCTGCTGGTGCAAGCGCTCATTGGCGTCTGGTTGGTACTCGCGTTGGCGTTGCATTTAGCCGAAGTGGGTTTAGTCGGGCTGTCAGTGATTATTCTTGCTACCTCACTCTGTGGCATCACCAATGAACATGCGCTGGGTAAAGCATTTCAGGAAGCATTGCCTTTCACTGCACTGCTTACGGTGTTTTTCGCCGTGGTTGCAGTTATTATTGAGCAAAACTTATTCACCCCGATTATTCAGTTTGTTTTACAATCCTCACCGTCAGCCCAATTATCCCTATTTTATCTGTTTAACGGCTTACTATCCTCGGTCTCGGACAATGTTTTTGTCGGCACCGTGTACATCAATGAAGCCCGAAAAGCATTTGAATTGGGCATTATCTCACTCCAGCAGTTCGAACTATTGGCCGTCGCTATCAATACCGGTACCAACCTGCCCTCTGTTGCAACACCTAATGGTCAGGCCGCGTTTTTGTTCCTGTTGACCTCAGCACTCGCCCCATTGATTCGCCTATCCTATGGTCGAATGGTATATATGGCTCTCCCTTATACTATTGTGATGACATGTGTCGGCCTGTTCGGTGTGGAGTACTTATTAGTGCCGGCAACGGAGTGGATGATGCAAAGTGGCTGGATAAGTTTGCCTCATCTCGCGGCAGGGGTTAGCATTACACACTGA
- the dadX gene encoding catabolic alanine racemase DadX, which translates to MPRPISATLNLSALHHNLSLVRQRAKTAKIWSVVKANAYGHGLARIWSGLAATDGFALLDLNEAILLREQGWHGPILLLEGFFQPQDLVLLDHYRLTTSVHSDWQLEAIKAARLTAPLNIYLKFNSGMNRLGFPVGQAQAVWQWAKSLSNVGEVTLMSHFANADNSIGVDEQFTQIQQATGHIPAARCFANSAAILRNPQTHYDWVRPGIILYGASPSGDMADIAGMGLRPVMSLRSEIIAVQSLSAGQRVGYGGRYRASGAQRIGVVACGYADGYPRLAPSGTPIMVDGILTHTVGAISMDMLTVDLTPCPQAQIGSKVEIWGENVLIDQVAKAAGTVGYELMCALASRVTCLT; encoded by the coding sequence ATGCCTCGCCCGATATCTGCCACGCTGAATTTATCTGCACTGCACCATAATTTAAGTCTTGTTCGCCAACGAGCCAAAACAGCTAAAATCTGGTCAGTGGTCAAAGCAAATGCTTATGGTCATGGTTTAGCACGTATTTGGTCGGGGCTGGCGGCCACGGATGGGTTTGCTTTACTGGATTTAAATGAAGCCATTCTATTGCGAGAGCAGGGCTGGCACGGGCCAATTTTACTGTTGGAAGGTTTTTTCCAGCCGCAAGATTTAGTGTTGCTGGATCATTATCGACTGACCACGTCCGTCCACAGTGATTGGCAGCTGGAAGCCATTAAAGCGGCCCGCCTGACGGCTCCGCTCAATATTTATTTGAAATTCAATAGCGGTATGAATCGATTGGGATTCCCTGTTGGGCAAGCGCAGGCGGTGTGGCAATGGGCGAAAAGCCTCAGCAATGTCGGCGAAGTGACATTAATGAGCCACTTTGCCAATGCAGATAATTCTATCGGCGTAGATGAACAGTTTACGCAGATTCAACAGGCCACGGGGCATATTCCGGCGGCGCGATGCTTTGCTAATTCGGCCGCGATATTGCGTAATCCACAGACCCATTATGACTGGGTGCGGCCGGGGATTATTCTCTATGGGGCGTCGCCCAGTGGTGATATGGCGGATATTGCGGGCATGGGTTTGCGCCCGGTGATGAGTTTACGCAGTGAGATTATTGCGGTGCAATCATTATCTGCGGGACAACGTGTGGGATATGGTGGCCGCTATCGTGCCAGTGGGGCGCAACGCATTGGGGTGGTGGCTTGTGGTTATGCCGATGGCTATCCACGACTCGCACCCAGTGGAACCCCGATAATGGTAGACGGCATATTGACTCACACGGTGGGCGCGATTTCGATGGATATGCTCACCGTGGATTTAACACCTTGCCCACAAGCGCAGATTGGCAGCAAAGTCGAGATATGGGGCGAAAATGTGCTGATTGATCAGGTGGCAAAGGCTGCCGGAACCGTGGGGTATGAATTGATGTGCGCGCTGGCAAGTCGTGTTACCTGTCTGACTTGA
- the fadR gene encoding fatty acid metabolism transcriptional regulator FadR translates to MVIKAQSPAGFAEEYIIESIWNNRFPPGTILPAERELSELIGVTRTTLREVLQRLARDGWLTIQHGKPTKVNNFWETSGLNILETLARLDHDSVPQLIDNLLAVRTNIATIFVRTAIRNHPEKAQEILAQAQTVDDNSESFTALDYGIFRGLAFASGNPIYGLILNGLKGLYTRVGRYYFSNPEARKLALTFYSKLSTLCDEKAYDQVLDCLRTYGKESGAIWHSMQSTMPSDLTEARR, encoded by the coding sequence ATGGTTATAAAGGCGCAAAGTCCTGCCGGTTTCGCGGAAGAGTATATTATTGAAAGTATTTGGAATAATCGCTTCCCTCCAGGCACTATTTTGCCCGCGGAACGTGAGCTTTCAGAGCTGATTGGAGTCACCCGCACAACATTGCGCGAAGTGCTACAACGGTTAGCCCGCGATGGCTGGCTCACTATTCAGCACGGTAAACCGACGAAAGTAAACAACTTTTGGGAGACGTCCGGTCTTAATATTCTGGAAACACTGGCGCGGCTTGATCACGACAGCGTGCCACAATTGATAGACAACTTACTGGCTGTTCGAACCAATATCGCTACCATTTTTGTGCGGACGGCCATTCGCAATCATCCGGAAAAAGCGCAGGAAATTCTGGCACAAGCGCAAACGGTTGATGATAACTCTGAGTCTTTCACCGCGCTGGATTATGGTATTTTCCGTGGTTTAGCTTTTGCTTCGGGTAACCCTATCTATGGTTTGATCCTGAATGGTTTGAAAGGGCTCTATACCCGTGTTGGCCGCTATTATTTCTCGAATCCAGAAGCGCGTAAGTTGGCACTGACATTTTATAGCAAGTTGTCGACACTCTGTGATGAGAAAGCCTACGACCAAGTGTTGGACTGCCTACGAACCTACGGTAAAGAGAGCGGGGCTATCTGGCACAGTATGCAGAGCACCATGCCAAGTGATTTGACGGAAGCGCGCCGCTAG
- a CDS encoding D-amino acid dehydrogenase, translated as MRIVILGSGVVGVASAWYLAKDGHDVTVIDRQDGPAQETSAGNAGQISPGYAAPWAAPGVPLKAIKWMFQRHAPLAVHLDGSAAQLRWMWQMLRNCDTSHYMINKSRMVRLAEYSRDCLKDLREDTGIQYEGRQGGTLQLFRTEQQFNNAAKDIAVLDDAGVPYSLLTADQLASVEPALAKVSYKLAGGLRLPNDETGDCKLFTERLAKMAEQAGVKFIFNRSVDKLLVDGNQIAGVLCGDDIMTADAYVVAFGAYSTALLAGLVSIPVYPLKGYSLTIPITNPAAAPFSTVLDETYKIAITRFDDRIRVGGMAEIVGFNTQLEQARRETLEMVVGDLYPDGGNISQATFWTGLRPMTPDGTPIVGRTSLKNLYLNTGHGTLGWTMACGSGQLLADIMVGRRPAIFADDLSVSRYSAGFRPLNVTPLQDIHPV; from the coding sequence ATGCGCATTGTCATTTTAGGAAGTGGTGTGGTGGGTGTCGCCAGTGCCTGGTACTTAGCGAAAGATGGGCATGATGTTACGGTCATTGACCGGCAGGACGGGCCCGCTCAGGAAACCAGCGCCGGTAATGCGGGCCAAATATCACCGGGTTACGCCGCCCCTTGGGCCGCCCCTGGAGTCCCATTGAAAGCCATTAAATGGATGTTCCAGCGCCATGCGCCATTAGCTGTCCATCTTGATGGCAGCGCCGCCCAGTTGCGCTGGATGTGGCAAATGCTAAGAAACTGCGATACATCCCACTATATGATTAACAAAAGTCGGATGGTGCGCCTGGCTGAATACAGCCGTGATTGTTTAAAAGATCTGCGCGAAGATACCGGTATTCAATATGAAGGGCGTCAGGGCGGAACTCTGCAATTATTCCGAACCGAACAGCAATTTAATAATGCCGCCAAAGATATTGCGGTATTGGATGATGCGGGGGTACCGTATTCATTATTAACTGCGGATCAACTGGCCAGTGTGGAGCCGGCATTGGCAAAAGTCTCATATAAACTCGCTGGCGGTTTACGTCTCCCTAATGATGAAACCGGCGACTGTAAATTGTTTACTGAGCGGTTGGCAAAAATGGCCGAGCAAGCGGGGGTGAAATTTATCTTCAATCGCTCAGTGGATAAATTGCTGGTGGATGGAAATCAAATCGCAGGTGTGTTGTGCGGCGATGATATTATGACAGCCGATGCCTATGTCGTGGCTTTTGGCGCTTATTCTACCGCGCTGCTGGCGGGGTTGGTGTCGATCCCTGTTTATCCGCTAAAAGGTTACTCGCTAACTATCCCGATCACCAACCCGGCTGCTGCGCCATTTTCTACCGTGCTGGATGAAACCTATAAGATTGCCATTACTCGTTTTGATGACCGGATTCGAGTGGGCGGGATGGCGGAAATCGTGGGCTTCAATACCCAATTGGAACAGGCACGGCGAGAAACTCTGGAAATGGTGGTCGGCGATTTGTATCCCGATGGCGGCAATATTAGTCAGGCCACATTTTGGACCGGTTTGCGGCCGATGACACCGGATGGTACGCCTATTGTGGGGCGAACTTCACTGAAAAATCTCTACCTCAATACTGGCCATGGCACTTTAGGCTGGACGATGGCCTGCGGTTCAGGCCAATTATTGGCCGATATCATGGTTGGCCGGCGTCCTGCTATTTTTGCTGATGATCTTTCGGTCTCCCGCTATAGCGCTGGCTTTCGGCCACTGAATGTCACGCCATTACAGGATATTCATCCAGTTTAA